In Arcobacter ellisii, a genomic segment contains:
- a CDS encoding pilus assembly FimT family protein, translating into MKRSFSLLEIIIVITLVGFLYTIFIPKTNPNKLDEITNRISLYLSYVRFKAMIDDKYDENDTLWHKKRWTIKFFRCRNKEDGIYFTIYSDKNKTGHPSIEDTLKDPLTKKYIYSSNYCQENEKNSEYVLLTKKFNIEDISIDCNSTTSLGQLSFGSDGRIYSKLSNFENEFYEYEIEKECKISIKSKNGKEKEIKIYPNSGFIE; encoded by the coding sequence ATGAAAAGATCATTTTCCCTTTTAGAAATTATTATAGTAATAACTCTAGTAGGTTTTTTATACACAATTTTTATTCCAAAAACTAACCCAAACAAACTTGACGAGATTACAAATAGAATTTCATTATATTTATCATATGTAAGATTTAAAGCAATGATAGATGATAAATATGATGAAAATGATACTTTATGGCATAAAAAAAGATGGACAATAAAATTTTTTAGATGCCGAAATAAAGAAGATGGAATCTACTTTACAATATATAGTGATAAAAATAAAACTGGACATCCAAGTATAGAAGATACTTTAAAAGATCCATTAACAAAAAAATATATATATAGTTCAAATTATTGTCAAGAAAATGAAAAAAATAGTGAATATGTATTATTAACAAAAAAATTTAACATAGAAGATATAAGTATAGATTGTAACAGTACGACATCTTTAGGACAACTCTCTTTTGGTAGTGATGGACGAATTTACTCAAAATTATCAAATTTTGAAAATGAATTTTATGAATATGAAATAGAAAAAGAGTGTAAAATAAGTATAAAATCAAAGAATGGTAAAGAAAAAGAGATAAAAATCTATCCAAATAGTGGATTTATTGAATAA
- a CDS encoding anthranilate synthase component II, with product MILMIDNYDSFTYNIVQYCLELGADLKIIRNDELSIEEIEALNPEKIIISPGPATPNDAGVCLDVIKYFAGKKPIFGICLGHQAIGQVFGANVVRAKNMMHGKTSLIKVDKDTKIFDGLPKEFTQTRYHSLIVSKENLPEDIIVTSHSEDDNEIMSLEIKDKQIYGVQFHPESIMSEHGYKIIDNFLKL from the coding sequence ATGATTTTAATGATTGATAATTATGATTCATTTACTTACAATATAGTTCAATATTGTTTAGAATTAGGTGCAGATTTAAAAATTATTAGAAATGATGAATTAAGCATTGAAGAAATAGAAGCTTTAAATCCTGAAAAAATTATAATCTCTCCAGGTCCAGCAACACCAAATGATGCAGGTGTTTGTTTGGATGTTATAAAATATTTTGCTGGTAAAAAACCAATTTTTGGAATTTGTTTAGGTCATCAAGCAATAGGACAAGTTTTTGGAGCGAATGTTGTGCGAGCAAAAAATATGATGCATGGAAAAACTTCATTAATAAAAGTAGATAAAGATACAAAAATTTTTGATGGACTTCCAAAAGAGTTTACACAAACTAGATATCACTCTTTAATTGTTTCAAAAGAGAATCTTCCAGAAGATATAATTGTGACTTCTCATAGTGAAGATGATAATGAAATTATGTCTTTAGAAATAAAAGATAAACAAATTTATGGTGTCCAATTTCACCCTGAATCAATTATGAGTGAACATGGATATAAAATAATTGACAATTTCTTAAAATTATAA
- a CDS encoding Fe(3+) ABC transporter substrate-binding protein — translation MIKKIALSVVVLASSLFAANEVNVYSQRHYDSDKILFKEFEEKTGIKVNVVTAKAEELVSKLAIEGANTPADVLITADIGNLYDAKVRKLLQPIKSKTLEENIPSNLRDPDNNWFALTKRARVFVYNPKTVNPADLSDYLSLADPKFKNKVITRSSTSAYNKSLLASIVANNGEEKALAFAKGLVSNLPYSPKGGDRDQIRAVAAGDADIAIVNTYYLGVMLNSEDKKDSEIAKSLKIFFPAQNTTGTHMNISGGGVTNFASNKENAIKLLEFLSSVKAQEIFAEANQEFPANPNAKSSETVSSWGKFKEDTISLNEVGKYTRKAVEIATEADWK, via the coding sequence ATGATTAAAAAGATAGCACTTAGTGTAGTGGTTTTAGCAAGTTCTTTGTTTGCTGCAAATGAGGTAAATGTTTATTCACAAAGACATTATGACTCTGATAAAATCTTATTTAAAGAGTTTGAAGAAAAAACAGGTATCAAAGTAAATGTTGTTACAGCAAAAGCTGAAGAGCTTGTTTCAAAATTAGCAATTGAAGGGGCTAATACACCTGCTGATGTATTAATAACTGCTGATATTGGAAATCTATATGATGCAAAGGTTAGAAAATTATTACAACCTATAAAATCAAAAACTTTAGAAGAAAATATTCCATCTAATTTAAGAGACCCAGATAATAATTGGTTTGCATTAACAAAAAGAGCAAGAGTTTTTGTTTATAATCCAAAAACTGTTAATCCAGCTGATTTAAGTGATTATTTAAGTCTTGCAGATCCTAAATTTAAAAACAAAGTTATAACTAGATCTTCAACAAGTGCATATAATAAATCTTTATTAGCATCAATTGTTGCAAACAATGGGGAAGAAAAAGCTTTAGCTTTTGCAAAAGGTTTAGTTTCTAATTTACCATATAGCCCAAAAGGTGGAGATAGAGACCAAATTAGAGCAGTTGCTGCTGGTGATGCTGATATTGCTATTGTAAATACTTATTATCTTGGAGTTATGTTGAATAGTGAAGATAAAAAAGATTCAGAAATTGCAAAAAGTTTAAAAATCTTTTTCCCAGCACAAAATACAACTGGAACTCATATGAATATTTCTGGTGGTGGAGTTACTAATTTTGCATCAAATAAAGAGAATGCTATTAAATTATTAGAATTCTTAAGTTCAGTAAAAGCTCAAGAAATTTTTGCAGAAGCAAATCAAGAGTTTCCAGCAAATCCAAATGCAAAATCTTCAGAAACAGTTAGTTCATGGGGAAAATTTAAAGAAGATACTATATCATTAAACGAAGTTGGAAAATATACTAGAAAAGCTGTAGAAATAGCGACAGAGGCAGATTGGAAATAA